The Rhizobium leguminosarum genome includes a region encoding these proteins:
- a CDS encoding L,D-transpeptidase yields MMKTILAAAAASLLLQFSPVAAQAATLVANISIGKQTMTVSENGFVKYRWKVSTARNGYVTPTGSWSAKWLSRDHRSRKYDNAPMPFAVFFNGGYAVHATFDLKRLGRPASHGCVRLHPDNAAQFFSLTRQAGLANTRVVITR; encoded by the coding sequence ATGATGAAGACGATTTTGGCGGCTGCGGCCGCAAGTTTATTGCTGCAGTTTTCTCCTGTTGCTGCTCAGGCAGCAACGCTGGTCGCCAATATCAGCATCGGCAAGCAGACGATGACTGTTTCCGAGAACGGCTTTGTCAAGTATCGCTGGAAGGTTTCGACCGCGCGCAACGGCTATGTCACGCCGACCGGTTCGTGGAGCGCCAAGTGGCTGTCACGCGATCATCGCTCGCGCAAATACGACAATGCGCCGATGCCCTTCGCCGTATTCTTCAACGGCGGTTACGCCGTTCACGCGACTTTCGACCTGAAGCGCCTGGGCCGGCCGGCTTCGCATGGCTGCGTTCGCCTGCACCCCGACAATGCCGCCCAATTCTTCTCGCTGACGCGGCAGGCCGGCCTTGCCAATACCCGCGTGGTCATTACGCGCTAA
- a CDS encoding ECs_2282 family putative zinc-binding protein, translated as MTVQVELPCPKCKSTKMKFERPEIRETDIITCAACGHNLGTMASIREKMNKAYQGLNQAGAKRKLQ; from the coding sequence ATGACAGTTCAGGTTGAATTACCGTGCCCAAAGTGCAAGAGCACCAAGATGAAGTTCGAGCGTCCCGAGATCCGGGAGACCGACATCATCACCTGTGCCGCCTGCGGCCATAATCTCGGGACCATGGCCTCGATCCGCGAGAAGATGAACAAGGCCTACCAAGGGCTCAATCAGGCTGGGGCGAAGCGCAAGCTTCAGTAA
- a CDS encoding 3-hydroxyacyl-ACP dehydratase FabZ family protein: MLLEYFQMIDRVEAVDLKKGTLKARSVVPAKSPVFEGHFPGMPLVPGVLLIETMAQASGMLVLAVTNFAAMPFLMTVDGAKMRTFVEPEAVLDIEAVLEHDGSGFAVTKAKITSGGKKVCDAQLKLRTMPFSEVPLGDIVKKRAGEIGLLEAIAAQGVIG, translated from the coding sequence ATGCTGCTGGAATATTTCCAGATGATTGACCGCGTCGAAGCGGTGGACCTGAAGAAGGGCACGCTTAAGGCGCGATCCGTCGTGCCGGCGAAGAGCCCCGTCTTCGAGGGTCATTTTCCCGGCATGCCGCTCGTTCCCGGCGTGCTCCTGATCGAGACCATGGCCCAGGCCTCCGGCATGCTGGTGCTTGCCGTCACCAATTTTGCCGCCATGCCCTTCCTGATGACGGTCGACGGCGCCAAGATGCGCACCTTCGTCGAACCGGAAGCGGTGCTCGACATCGAGGCGGTGCTGGAGCATGACGGTTCGGGTTTCGCGGTCACCAAGGCTAAAATCACCAGCGGCGGCAAGAAGGTCTGCGATGCGCAGCTGAAACTGCGCACCATGCCGTTTTCCGAGGTGCCGCTCGGCGATATCGTGAAGAAACGTGCCGGCGAGATCGGGCTTCTCGAAGCGATCGCGGCGCAGGGAGTGATTGGATGA
- a CDS encoding beta-ketoacyl-ACP synthase, with protein sequence MTASAYRDHLGRPIVAVTGMGIITSLGQGLSDNWAALSSGTSGIHEINRFPTEGLSTRIAGTVDFIGIPVPNAVERSYAFARETTIEALADAGLSGDFNGPLFLAAPPIEPEWSARFELADRSPASDHPGDAYERFLTALRQRPDPAFHEAALFGAISERLADRFGTRGLPVTLSTACASGVTAIQLGIEAIRQGRTDRALTVATDGSLSAEALIRFSLLSALSTQNDPPTKASKPFSKDRDGFVIAEGAATLVLESLESAVARGAKVLGIMKGAGDKADSFHRTRSSPDGGPAIATIRAALADAGIDESGIGYINAHGTSTPENDKMEYGAMSAVFGDRLVGIPVSSNKSMIGHTLTAAGAVEAVFSLQTMLTGTLPPTINYNNPDPSIVLDVVPNKKREAQVSAVLSNSFGFGGQNASLVMALEPA encoded by the coding sequence ATGACAGCTTCCGCTTATAGAGATCACCTCGGCCGTCCGATCGTGGCTGTTACCGGCATGGGCATCATCACCTCGCTCGGTCAGGGCCTCAGCGATAACTGGGCAGCGCTTTCGTCAGGCACGTCGGGCATCCACGAGATCAACCGATTCCCGACCGAGGGCCTGTCGACGCGGATCGCCGGCACCGTCGATTTTATCGGCATCCCGGTGCCGAATGCCGTCGAGCGCTCCTATGCCTTCGCCCGCGAAACGACGATCGAGGCGCTTGCCGATGCCGGCCTTTCCGGCGATTTCAACGGCCCGCTGTTCCTCGCCGCCCCGCCGATCGAGCCGGAGTGGAGCGCGCGCTTCGAGCTTGCGGACCGTTCGCCGGCTTCCGACCATCCAGGGGATGCCTATGAGCGCTTCCTGACGGCGCTGCGTCAGCGTCCGGATCCGGCCTTCCATGAGGCGGCCCTGTTCGGTGCGATTTCCGAGCGCCTTGCCGACCGGTTCGGCACCCGCGGCCTTCCCGTTACGCTGTCGACCGCCTGCGCCTCCGGGGTCACGGCGATCCAGCTCGGCATCGAGGCGATCCGTCAAGGCCGCACGGATCGCGCATTGACGGTCGCAACCGACGGATCGCTGAGTGCCGAAGCGCTGATCCGCTTCTCGTTGCTGTCAGCTCTTTCGACGCAGAACGATCCGCCGACCAAGGCTTCCAAGCCGTTCAGCAAGGATCGCGACGGCTTCGTCATCGCCGAAGGTGCAGCGACCCTGGTGCTGGAATCGCTGGAATCAGCGGTTGCCCGCGGCGCCAAGGTGCTCGGCATCATGAAGGGCGCCGGCGACAAGGCCGACAGCTTCCACCGCACCCGGTCGTCGCCCGATGGCGGCCCGGCAATCGCGACGATCCGCGCGGCCCTTGCCGATGCCGGCATCGACGAGAGTGGCATCGGCTACATCAATGCGCACGGCACCTCGACCCCGGAGAACGACAAGATGGAGTATGGCGCGATGTCGGCCGTGTTCGGCGACCGGCTCGTCGGCATTCCCGTGTCGTCGAACAAGTCGATGATCGGCCATACGCTGACGGCGGCGGGCGCCGTCGAGGCGGTGTTCTCGCTGCAGACGATGCTGACCGGAACGCTGCCGCCGACCATCAACTACAACAACCCCGATCCGTCGATCGTTCTCGATGTCGTGCCGAACAAGAAGCGGGAAGCACAGGTTTCAGCCGTGCTTTCCAACTCCTTCGGCTTCGGCGGGCAGAATGCCAGCCTTGTCATGGCGCTCGAACCGGCTTAA
- a CDS encoding beta-ketoacyl-ACP synthase: MSKAANDVVISGIGIVTCQGVGKDAHIALLSAASTPKAIVETEKFKPYPVHPLPEIDWSQQIAKRGDQRQMENWQRIGVFAAGLALDDAGFKDDIDACGTMDMIVAAGGGERDINVDTLIVDEALKRNDRELLLNEKLTTELRPTLFLAQLSNLLAGNISIVHKVTGSSRTFMGEEAAGISAVETAFYRIKSGESSHALVGGAFAAERPDMILLTEAIGAHARGDWVPLWSRKPSDGGGMITGSAGAFLVLESRKHAEARGAHIYAVIDAVEGDRGNRNSGNLEVRLERLLAPAAGLATESTAIFSGSTGMHDLAARERAVLEHQLPDVAIRGFGGVTGHTIETQFTLGLALAALAVDGKAKVPPFDAAHEAPMRAGATAAVVTTVGHQRGEGVAVLSADA, encoded by the coding sequence ATGAGCAAGGCTGCAAACGACGTCGTCATCTCGGGCATCGGCATCGTCACCTGTCAGGGCGTCGGCAAGGACGCGCATATCGCGCTGCTTTCGGCCGCGAGCACCCCGAAGGCGATCGTCGAGACCGAGAAGTTCAAGCCCTATCCGGTGCATCCGCTGCCCGAGATCGACTGGTCGCAGCAGATCGCCAAGCGCGGCGATCAGCGCCAGATGGAGAATTGGCAGCGCATCGGCGTCTTCGCCGCCGGCCTTGCGCTCGATGACGCCGGTTTCAAGGATGATATCGACGCCTGCGGCACGATGGACATGATCGTGGCGGCCGGCGGCGGCGAGCGCGACATCAATGTCGACACACTGATCGTCGACGAAGCGCTGAAGCGCAATGACCGCGAGTTGCTGCTCAACGAGAAGCTGACGACCGAGCTGAGGCCGACACTGTTCCTCGCCCAGCTGTCCAACCTGCTCGCCGGCAATATCTCGATCGTGCACAAGGTCACCGGTTCGTCGCGCACCTTCATGGGCGAGGAAGCGGCCGGCATATCCGCCGTCGAGACCGCCTTCTACCGCATCAAATCAGGCGAATCCTCGCATGCACTTGTTGGAGGCGCCTTCGCGGCTGAGCGGCCTGATATGATCCTGCTCACCGAAGCGATCGGCGCCCATGCGCGCGGCGACTGGGTGCCGCTCTGGTCGCGCAAGCCGAGCGACGGCGGCGGCATGATCACCGGTTCGGCAGGCGCCTTCCTGGTGCTCGAATCGCGCAAACATGCTGAAGCCCGCGGCGCCCATATCTATGCTGTCATCGACGCGGTCGAGGGCGACCGCGGCAACCGCAATTCCGGCAATCTCGAAGTTCGGCTGGAGCGGCTTTTGGCGCCGGCTGCCGGGCTTGCCACTGAGAGCACGGCGATCTTTTCCGGATCGACCGGCATGCACGATCTTGCCGCTCGCGAGCGGGCCGTGCTCGAACATCAATTGCCCGACGTTGCGATCCGCGGCTTCGGCGGCGTCACCGGCCATACGATCGAGACGCAGTTCACGCTGGGTCTAGCGCTTGCAGCCCTTGCCGTCGACGGCAAGGCCAAGGTTCCGCCGTTCGATGCCGCTCATGAGGCGCCGATGCGGGCAGGGGCCACGGCCGCCGTCGTGACCACGGTCGGACACCAGCGCGGCGAGGGTGTTGCCGTTCTTTCCGCAGATGCGTGA
- a CDS encoding acyl carrier protein, whose protein sequence is MTATFDKVADIIAETSEIDRATITPESHTIDDLGIDSLDFLDIVFAIDKEFGIKIPLEKWTQEVNEGKVSTEEYFVLKNLCAKIDELKAAKA, encoded by the coding sequence GTGACCGCTACATTCGATAAAGTTGCCGACATTATTGCAGAAACCAGCGAGATCGACCGCGCGACGATCACGCCGGAGAGCCATACGATCGACGACCTCGGTATCGACAGCCTCGATTTCCTCGACATCGTCTTTGCGATCGACAAGGAATTCGGCATCAAGATCCCGCTCGAAAAGTGGACGCAGGAAGTCAACGAAGGCAAGGTTTCCACCGAAGAATACTTCGTGCTGAAGAACCTCTGCGCCAAGATCGACGAGCTCAAAGCAGCCAAGGCCTGA
- the cbiB gene encoding adenosylcobinamide-phosphate synthase CbiB, which yields MTIDEKLLVLLLALLLDRIAGDPQWLWSRMPHPVVMFGAAISYADRQLNPASLTGSQRRMNGIAAILALLLVAIAAGFVFNRFFALFGLVGILLETGLVAIFLAQKSLADHVAAVAVALRDEGLAGGRAAVSRIVGRDPETLDEPAVCRAAIESLAENFSDGVVAPALWYAIFGLPGLFAYKMLNTADSMIGHKSEKYIDFGWAAARLDDIANWPAARLSILLIAAGAWIRRGISAGREAIRVAMRDGALHRSPNSGRPEAAMAGALNVQLAGPRIYGGVIVREPMINDTGRDVATSGDIEDGVSVFYASCMVLAGVTFGLFLCFL from the coding sequence ATGACGATCGACGAAAAGCTTCTCGTACTGCTTCTGGCCCTGCTGCTCGACCGGATCGCCGGCGATCCGCAATGGCTGTGGTCGCGGATGCCGCATCCCGTCGTCATGTTCGGCGCGGCGATCTCCTATGCCGACCGGCAGCTCAACCCGGCAAGTCTCACCGGCTCGCAACGCCGAATGAACGGTATCGCCGCCATCCTGGCGCTGCTTCTGGTGGCGATAGCCGCAGGCTTCGTGTTCAACCGGTTCTTCGCGCTGTTCGGCCTCGTCGGCATCTTGCTGGAGACCGGGCTGGTGGCGATCTTCCTGGCGCAGAAGAGCCTTGCCGATCACGTCGCGGCCGTCGCCGTCGCCTTACGCGACGAGGGGCTTGCCGGCGGGCGGGCCGCCGTTTCCCGTATCGTCGGACGCGATCCCGAGACGCTGGACGAGCCTGCCGTCTGCCGCGCGGCGATCGAAAGCCTTGCCGAGAATTTCTCCGACGGCGTCGTGGCGCCGGCGCTCTGGTATGCCATCTTCGGCCTGCCGGGGCTCTTCGCCTACAAGATGCTGAACACGGCGGATTCGATGATCGGCCATAAGTCGGAAAAATACATCGACTTCGGCTGGGCCGCCGCCCGACTCGACGATATCGCCAACTGGCCGGCCGCGCGCCTATCAATCCTGCTGATTGCCGCCGGCGCCTGGATCCGGCGGGGAATAAGCGCCGGCCGTGAGGCGATCCGCGTGGCGATGCGCGACGGGGCCCTGCACCGTTCGCCGAACTCCGGCAGGCCGGAGGCGGCCATGGCAGGTGCGCTGAACGTCCAGCTCGCCGGGCCGCGCATCTACGGCGGCGTCATCGTGCGTGAACCGATGATCAACGACACCGGCCGCGACGTGGCGACCTCAGGCGACATCGAGGACGGCGTATCGGTATTCTATGCCAGCTGCATGGTGCTCGCCGGTGTGACGTTCGGGCTTTTCTTGTGTTTTCTGTAG
- a CDS encoding Crp/Fnr family transcriptional regulator: MDVARSEVSDAGTLVACRSCQARHGVVCGALSSSQLRELGRHSLRRKVDVGSEIIAQGSESSFYSNIMRGVVKLCKVMPDGRQQIVGLQFAPDFVGRPFVRESTLSAEAATDSEICVFPRNLLDRMISETPELQRSLHDQALKELDAAREWMLTLGRRTAEEKVASLLHLIATHAEPQTATSTAFDLPLSRAEIADFLGLTIETVSRQMTRLRKSGVIRIENFRHIIVPDMDELERMISA; the protein is encoded by the coding sequence ATGGACGTCGCACGCAGTGAGGTTTCCGACGCCGGCACTCTCGTCGCCTGCCGTTCCTGCCAGGCGCGGCACGGCGTCGTCTGCGGCGCGCTGTCCAGCAGCCAGCTCCGGGAGCTTGGCCGCCACTCGCTACGCCGCAAGGTCGATGTCGGCAGCGAGATCATCGCTCAAGGCTCGGAAAGCTCTTTCTATTCGAACATCATGCGCGGGGTAGTGAAACTCTGCAAGGTGATGCCGGACGGGCGCCAACAGATCGTCGGCCTGCAATTCGCCCCCGATTTCGTCGGCAGGCCCTTCGTGCGCGAAAGCACGCTGTCGGCCGAGGCTGCGACCGATTCCGAAATCTGCGTCTTCCCGCGCAACCTGCTCGACCGCATGATATCGGAGACACCGGAACTGCAGCGCAGCCTGCACGATCAGGCGCTGAAGGAGCTGGATGCCGCGCGCGAATGGATGCTGACGCTCGGCCGCCGCACCGCCGAGGAGAAGGTCGCAAGCCTGCTCCACCTCATCGCCACCCACGCCGAACCGCAAACGGCCACAAGCACCGCCTTCGACCTGCCGCTATCCCGCGCCGAGATCGCCGATTTCCTCGGATTGACGATCGAAACCGTCAGCCGCCAGATGACCAGGCTGCGCAAGAGCGGCGTCATTCGCATCGAGAATTTCCGACATATCATCGTCCCCGACATGGATGAACTGGAGCGGATGATCAGCGCATAA